The following coding sequences are from one Kallotenue papyrolyticum window:
- a CDS encoding ArnT family glycosyltransferase has translation MIGRQVIAQTVLRINLRPLVVGLGLLCVLALVLINLEAYPATWFDEGQYLHVPKALLRHGVYADWSSDGPRYFGPTTAAGPTVLLPIAAMFRLAGSGLLQARLVMALYLLACLALCYRVARRLYTPALALLASALLLSSRGAWTLNWGRQVLGEIPTLTFLLAGLWFWHGALTRRCGRRAVAAGICWGLCLITKNQAIVAFAPALALGSLLEWRVYRNGRWSLWLLPPLIAAAMALGWLMILFTQLGPSTFAENLALTRQAAGGAILVLRPDATLRALRLLVSPALYGGLLIPALIYGWWRARRRRDMPAQAEAFVLLIVAIWLLWFVVSLGWPRYAYVGAALGALPVARLMADTWSWARRRGTTHAAAVALGVGLIIGVPLAQTTHEILTPDRSVLRFAAYLQRHLPDDTLIATWEPELGGLTDHRYQYPPQALLDVAVRHRWSGGPPARIDLDANPAPYVVVGPFGAWTGVYPATQLDRSYELIHRDGPYALYRRLP, from the coding sequence ATGATCGGCAGACAGGTCATCGCGCAAACCGTGCTTCGCATCAACCTCCGGCCGCTCGTGGTCGGGCTTGGCCTGCTGTGTGTGCTGGCGCTGGTGCTGATCAACCTTGAGGCCTATCCGGCCACGTGGTTCGACGAAGGTCAGTACCTGCATGTGCCCAAAGCGCTGCTACGGCACGGCGTGTATGCCGACTGGAGCAGCGACGGCCCGCGCTACTTCGGCCCGACGACCGCCGCCGGCCCGACGGTGCTGCTGCCGATCGCGGCAATGTTTCGCCTGGCCGGCAGCGGGCTGCTGCAGGCGCGTCTCGTCATGGCGCTCTATCTCCTGGCGTGCCTGGCGCTGTGTTATCGCGTGGCGCGGCGACTGTACACGCCGGCGCTTGCGCTGCTGGCAAGCGCCCTGCTGCTCAGCTCGCGCGGCGCGTGGACGCTCAACTGGGGGCGGCAGGTGCTGGGCGAGATCCCGACGCTGACGTTTTTGCTGGCCGGCCTCTGGTTCTGGCACGGCGCGCTCACGCGGCGCTGTGGAAGGCGAGCAGTGGCGGCGGGCATCTGCTGGGGCCTTTGCCTGATCACCAAAAATCAGGCGATCGTCGCGTTCGCGCCTGCGCTGGCACTCGGCAGCTTGCTCGAATGGCGCGTCTACCGCAACGGCCGCTGGTCGCTGTGGCTGCTGCCGCCGCTGATCGCCGCGGCGATGGCGCTGGGCTGGCTCATGATCCTGTTCACGCAGCTCGGCCCCAGCACCTTCGCCGAAAATCTGGCGCTGACCCGCCAGGCGGCCGGCGGCGCGATCCTGGTGCTGCGGCCGGACGCGACGCTACGCGCGCTGCGGCTGCTCGTCTCGCCCGCGTTGTATGGCGGCTTGCTGATCCCGGCGCTGATCTATGGCTGGTGGCGCGCGCGCCGGCGCCGCGACATGCCGGCGCAGGCCGAGGCGTTTGTGCTGCTGATCGTTGCGATCTGGCTGCTGTGGTTCGTCGTATCACTGGGCTGGCCACGCTACGCTTACGTCGGCGCGGCGCTGGGCGCGCTGCCCGTCGCGCGACTCATGGCCGACACGTGGAGCTGGGCGCGACGGCGCGGCACAACTCACGCCGCCGCTGTTGCGCTTGGGGTGGGCCTTATCATCGGCGTGCCCCTGGCGCAAACGACTCATGAGATCCTGACACCGGATCGCAGCGTGCTGCGTTTCGCCGCATATCTTCAACGCCATCTTCCCGACGACACGCTGATCGCCACCTGGGAGCCGGAGCTGGGCGGCCTGACCGATCATCGTTACCAGTATCCGCCGCAGGCGCTGCTGGATGTAGCGGTGCGCCACCGGTGGAGCGGCGGCCCGCCTGCGCGCATCGATCTCGATGCAAACCCGGCTCCGTACGTGGTGGTGGGGCCGTTCGGCGCGTGGACCGGCGTGTATCCCGCGACTCAGCTTGATCGATCGTACGAGCTCATCCACCGTGACGGTCCATACGCGCTCTACCGGAGGCTGCCATGA
- a CDS encoding glycosyltransferase family 2 protein gives MAVDVSIILVSWNTRDLLLACLESLPAAIGDLRADVWVVDNASRDDSVAAVRSRYAHVRLIENRTNLGFAAANNQAIRGGAGRYVLLLNSDTVAAPDSIELLVRFADDHPRVGAVGGQLLNADGSFQASRARFPSLWSETLNVTGLGRRLYGPWYPGYGPRHSRHPCRADVLPGACMLVRRAAIEQVGPMDEDYFMYSEETDWCLRLHRAGWELWYLPDARILHHGGQSTQQAREPMIAALYRSKVRFFRKHYGPLHAALLQLIFVLVLRAKWIAQRHTGRMRRPIGWRDLSAPVTHHHQPSLIDGRS, from the coding sequence ATGGCCGTTGACGTATCGATCATCCTGGTGAGCTGGAACACCCGCGATCTACTGCTCGCCTGCCTTGAGTCATTGCCCGCGGCCATTGGCGATCTGCGCGCCGATGTCTGGGTCGTGGACAACGCCTCACGCGACGACAGCGTCGCAGCGGTGCGCTCAAGATATGCGCATGTGCGACTCATCGAGAACCGCACCAATCTCGGCTTCGCGGCGGCCAACAATCAGGCGATTCGCGGCGGCGCGGGTCGCTACGTGCTGCTGCTCAACAGTGATACCGTCGCCGCGCCAGACTCGATCGAGCTGCTGGTGCGCTTTGCCGACGATCATCCACGGGTCGGCGCGGTCGGCGGCCAGTTGCTGAATGCGGACGGATCGTTTCAGGCGTCGCGCGCGCGCTTTCCATCGCTCTGGAGCGAAACGCTCAACGTGACCGGGCTGGGAAGACGGCTGTACGGGCCGTGGTATCCCGGCTATGGACCACGTCACAGCCGGCACCCATGCCGCGCCGACGTGCTGCCCGGCGCATGCATGCTGGTGCGCCGCGCGGCGATCGAGCAGGTCGGACCCATGGACGAAGACTACTTTATGTACAGCGAAGAGACCGACTGGTGCCTGCGACTCCACCGCGCCGGCTGGGAGCTGTGGTATCTGCCCGACGCGCGCATTCTGCACCACGGCGGCCAGAGCACGCAGCAGGCGCGCGAGCCGATGATCGCCGCGCTGTATCGCAGCAAAGTGCGCTTCTTCCGCAAGCACTACGGACCGCTGCATGCCGCGCTCCTGCAGTTGATCTTTGTCCTCGTGCTGCGCGCCAAGTGGATCGCGCAACGACACACCGGCCGCATGAGACGTCCGATCGGCTGGCGCGATCTGAGCGCACCGGTGACTCATCACCACCAACCATCCCTGATCGATGGACGGAGCTGA
- a CDS encoding O-antigen ligase family protein: MSHTLARQPRRGAITSLALIALLAGTILTGYLVGNSRQLLLAAIFGILPLLMISLRTYDSLVTAIPLAALLVPYSLPTGSYSRVPAVMLLVVLLAGIWTLSALTSRTGAPWSRSLLNTPLLAFMGIAVAALIWSIVFRDPLLIRYDRFLFVQLAALLTIVASPITALLIANFGRTPRQLWMIAGAFLVCGSAFTLARAVGVELPLVNTRGLFALWFVAVGYALLTQPRLTLVYRLGLGTILLLHLYIMGIWNVGWISGWAPSIIAIAAITLFRSRIGFFVLLIVLLILGLSLRNFYVETFSADSEVQGNTERLRLWRMNFELVRTHPLLGTGPAGYALYYMTYHPQEARSTHNNYLDIVAQTGLIGAFCWLWIVIAAFREGRAVLKHAPPGALRTLGIAACGGLIAASAAMMLGDWVIPFAYNQGIEGFRYTIFSWIFLGVLMSVRRQVAPRPEPRPAPRRMTHGR; this comes from the coding sequence ATGAGTCACACGCTTGCTCGCCAGCCGCGGCGCGGCGCAATCACCTCGCTGGCGCTGATCGCGCTGCTGGCCGGCACGATCCTGACGGGCTATCTCGTCGGCAACAGCCGCCAGCTACTGCTGGCCGCGATCTTCGGCATCCTGCCGCTGCTGATGATCAGCCTGCGCACCTATGACTCATTGGTCACCGCGATTCCGCTGGCCGCGCTGCTCGTGCCCTATAGCCTACCGACCGGCAGTTACAGCCGCGTGCCGGCGGTGATGCTGCTGGTAGTGCTGCTGGCCGGCATCTGGACGCTGAGCGCGCTGACAAGCCGGACGGGCGCCCCGTGGAGTCGCTCGCTGCTCAACACGCCGCTACTGGCATTCATGGGCATTGCCGTCGCCGCGCTGATCTGGAGCATTGTTTTTCGCGATCCGCTGCTGATCCGCTACGATCGCTTCCTTTTTGTGCAGCTTGCCGCGCTGCTGACGATCGTTGCATCGCCGATCACCGCGCTGCTGATCGCCAATTTTGGGCGCACGCCACGCCAGCTTTGGATGATCGCCGGCGCGTTTCTCGTCTGCGGCAGCGCCTTTACGCTCGCGCGCGCAGTCGGTGTCGAGCTGCCGCTGGTCAACACACGCGGCCTGTTTGCGCTCTGGTTCGTGGCGGTTGGCTATGCGCTCCTGACGCAACCGCGCCTCACGCTCGTCTACCGGCTGGGATTGGGGACGATCCTGCTGCTGCACCTCTACATCATGGGCATCTGGAACGTTGGCTGGATCTCTGGCTGGGCGCCGTCGATCATCGCCATCGCGGCGATTACCCTCTTTCGATCGCGCATCGGCTTCTTCGTTCTGTTGATCGTCCTGCTGATCCTGGGTCTGTCGCTGCGCAACTTCTACGTCGAAACCTTCTCGGCCGATAGCGAGGTGCAGGGCAATACCGAGCGACTCAGGCTCTGGCGGATGAATTTCGAACTCGTCCGCACGCATCCGCTGCTGGGCACCGGCCCGGCCGGCTACGCGCTGTATTACATGACCTACCACCCGCAGGAAGCGCGCTCGACTCATAACAACTATCTCGACATCGTGGCGCAGACCGGTCTGATCGGCGCGTTCTGCTGGCTCTGGATCGTGATCGCCGCGTTTCGCGAGGGCCGCGCCGTGCTCAAACACGCGCCGCCGGGCGCGCTCCGTACGCTTGGAATCGCGGCCTGCGGCGGCCTCATCGCTGCCAGCGCCGCGATGATGCTGGGCGACTGGGTGATCCCGTTCGCCTACAACCAGGGCATCGAAGGCTTTCGCTACACGATCTTCTCGTGGATCTTTCTGGGCGTGCTGATGAGCGTGCGCCGGCAGGTCGCGCCGCGGCCCGAGCCGCGGCCCGCGCCACGGAGAATGACGCATGGCCGTTGA
- a CDS encoding glycosyltransferase family 4 protein, with product MRILALSSWWPEPADNGARLRINHLLRALARTHEVHLLALAQEPVTPMQHARMAELCASVAAVQQRRWTPSNGALLASIWRRDPQSVRATYSDEFAALTQQRAAAIDPDLVIAFQLAAAPYALLAPDVPRIFEEVETTVLWEQFRHERNPRRRVRAYLTWSKHQSYLRRLLAQFDACTVVSAPERRLVEAIAGNTIHLAVVPNGATISERADAHASPEPDTLIYPGALSYDANYDAVAYFAREILPLLRALRPNVRLRVTGKTEPAQRAALGAPGIEWTGYVADIRGLIARSWAEVVPLRRGGGTRLKVLEALAIGTPVVATSKGVEGLAVQPGRHTLIADTPVEFARATASLLCQPQLRADLAVAGRELVRQQYDWRVIGARFEGLAREVAARRRQPI from the coding sequence ATGCGCATTCTGGCACTCTCATCCTGGTGGCCTGAGCCGGCCGACAACGGCGCGCGACTGCGTATCAATCATTTGCTACGCGCGTTAGCTCGCACCCATGAGGTGCACCTGCTGGCGCTGGCGCAAGAGCCGGTCACGCCGATGCAGCATGCGCGCATGGCCGAGCTGTGTGCGTCGGTCGCCGCGGTGCAGCAACGACGGTGGACGCCCAGCAATGGCGCGCTATTGGCAAGCATCTGGCGGCGCGATCCGCAATCCGTGCGCGCCACCTATAGTGACGAGTTCGCCGCGTTGACGCAACAGCGGGCCGCCGCCATTGATCCCGATCTGGTGATCGCGTTCCAGCTTGCTGCCGCGCCCTACGCCCTGCTGGCGCCGGATGTGCCGCGCATCTTTGAAGAGGTTGAAACAACCGTCCTTTGGGAGCAGTTCCGGCACGAGCGCAATCCACGACGACGCGTGCGCGCTTACCTGACCTGGAGCAAACACCAGTCGTATCTGCGGCGACTGCTGGCGCAATTCGACGCCTGCACGGTCGTCTCCGCGCCGGAGCGCCGTTTGGTCGAGGCGATTGCCGGGAACACCATCCATCTGGCGGTGGTGCCCAACGGCGCGACGATCAGCGAGCGCGCCGATGCGCATGCCTCGCCCGAACCCGATACCCTGATCTATCCAGGCGCGCTCTCCTACGACGCCAACTACGACGCCGTGGCATATTTCGCGCGCGAGATCCTGCCGCTGTTGCGCGCGCTGCGGCCCAATGTGCGGCTGCGCGTCACCGGCAAGACCGAGCCCGCGCAGCGTGCCGCGCTGGGCGCCCCCGGCATCGAGTGGACCGGCTACGTCGCGGACATTCGCGGCCTGATCGCGCGCTCGTGGGCCGAAGTCGTCCCGCTGCGGCGCGGCGGTGGCACGCGTCTCAAAGTGCTGGAAGCGCTGGCGATCGGCACGCCGGTGGTCGCCACATCCAAAGGCGTCGAAGGTTTGGCCGTGCAGCCGGGACGTCACACCTTGATCGCCGACACGCCGGTTGAGTTCGCACGCGCGACGGCCAGCCTCCTGTGTCAGCCGCAGCTCCGCGCCGATCTTGCCGTCGCAGGCCGCGAACTGGTCCGACAGCAGTATGACTGGCGGGTGATCGGCGCGCGCTTCGAGGGCCTGGCGCGCGAGGTCGCCGCGCGACGGAGGCAGCCGATATGA
- a CDS encoding glycosyltransferase family 2 protein: MSHDRTSMSRPTGDQQPRVLVIVLCYNGVADTVACLESLQHLDYPRADVLIVDNASQDGTSALMRERFPTVRVIETGANLGYAAGNNVGLRYALDHGYDYALLLNNDTIVDSRLVGALVDVAAADARIGVVGPKILYHDRPDVVWSAGGLIDWRRGISAMRGLGTRDAGQFDATLDVDFVTGCALMVRREALCDAGLLDERFGMYYEETEWCVRIARAGWRIVYAPDGKLWHKIKPEQQDWSPRVTYYMARNRLLFLRLTHAPLRAWLHALILQDLRTWLAWRMRRRWRGRAAQRQALRAAWVDFARQRFGMV; this comes from the coding sequence ATGAGTCATGATCGCACATCCATGAGTCGCCCCACCGGGGATCAACAGCCGCGCGTTCTGGTAATCGTGCTGTGCTACAACGGCGTCGCGGATACGGTTGCGTGCCTTGAGTCGTTGCAACACCTTGATTATCCGCGCGCCGATGTGCTGATCGTCGATAACGCCTCGCAGGACGGCACGTCGGCGCTCATGCGCGAACGATTCCCTACCGTGCGAGTGATCGAGACCGGCGCGAATCTTGGCTATGCCGCCGGCAACAACGTCGGCCTGCGCTACGCGCTCGACCACGGCTACGACTATGCGCTGCTGCTCAATAACGACACCATCGTTGACTCACGGTTGGTCGGCGCGCTGGTCGATGTGGCCGCAGCTGACGCACGCATCGGTGTGGTCGGGCCGAAGATTCTCTATCACGATCGACCGGACGTGGTCTGGTCGGCGGGTGGCCTGATCGACTGGCGGCGCGGCATCAGCGCGATGCGTGGGCTTGGCACGCGCGACGCAGGACAGTTCGATGCAACGCTGGATGTCGATTTCGTCACCGGCTGCGCGCTGATGGTACGGCGTGAGGCGCTCTGCGACGCCGGCCTGCTCGACGAGCGCTTCGGCATGTATTACGAGGAGACCGAGTGGTGCGTCCGGATCGCGCGCGCCGGCTGGCGCATCGTGTACGCGCCGGATGGCAAACTCTGGCACAAGATCAAACCGGAACAGCAGGATTGGTCGCCCCGCGTGACGTACTACATGGCGCGTAACCGGCTGCTGTTTCTGCGTCTCACGCATGCGCCGCTGCGCGCCTGGCTCCATGCCCTGATCCTCCAAGATCTGCGGACCTGGCTCGCGTGGCGCATGCGTCGCCGCTGGCGAGGGCGCGCGGCGCAACGCCAGGCGCTGCGCGCGGCCTGGGTTGATTTCGCACGGCAGCGCTTTGGGATGGTCTAG
- a CDS encoding glycosyltransferase family 4 protein, whose product MRIGIDARYLSHGLMGGVHTYLKHILPAIIAAAPEHALVLYADTKRPFELPDLPANVRVRLLPWRSGLSSIRHDLLLRRQMRQDGIQVAHFPANYGFAPRGTRTVITLHDAINILPLREIIRGHPKRPRTIVMMTYLHLCTTLAVRRADLLLTVSNWAADQIARASGFDRRRIVVIPHAPTPDLQPISDRGMLAEVRQRHDLPPRFVLADALKNPAVLIRAWRALPPDLRQSHRIVFFARRPDPLPIVGEAVAQGDARLIVRPTRADLIAFFSLADLFVFPSWIEGFGIPVLEAMSCGTPLIASNRGAIPEVAGDAAILIDAEDDAALTRELTRLLRSAEARQHLRERGFARAARFSWRTSAQLTLEAYERALTVGHDSRATITTAVRP is encoded by the coding sequence ATGCGTATCGGCATCGACGCGCGCTATCTGTCGCATGGACTCATGGGCGGGGTGCATACCTACCTCAAGCATATCCTGCCGGCGATCATCGCCGCAGCGCCGGAGCATGCGTTGGTGCTGTACGCCGATACCAAGCGGCCGTTTGAGCTGCCTGATCTGCCAGCCAACGTCCGTGTACGTCTCCTGCCGTGGCGCAGCGGCCTGTCGAGCATCCGGCACGACCTGCTGCTACGACGGCAGATGCGACAGGATGGCATCCAAGTCGCGCATTTTCCGGCCAACTACGGCTTCGCCCCGCGGGGCACGCGCACGGTGATCACGCTGCACGACGCGATCAATATTCTGCCGCTGCGCGAGATCATTCGCGGCCATCCCAAACGACCACGCACGATCGTGATGATGACGTATTTACACCTTTGCACGACGCTGGCAGTGCGCCGCGCCGACCTGCTACTGACCGTTTCAAACTGGGCGGCAGATCAGATCGCGCGCGCGAGCGGCTTCGATCGGCGGAGAATCGTGGTGATTCCGCATGCACCGACACCCGACCTGCAGCCGATCAGCGACCGGGGAATGCTGGCCGAGGTGCGTCAACGCCACGATCTTCCGCCGCGCTTCGTGCTGGCCGACGCGCTCAAAAATCCGGCGGTGCTGATCCGCGCCTGGCGCGCGCTGCCCCCTGACCTGCGCCAGAGTCATCGCATCGTCTTCTTTGCGCGCCGCCCCGATCCGCTGCCGATCGTCGGCGAGGCGGTGGCGCAGGGCGACGCGCGACTGATCGTGCGCCCTACACGCGCCGACCTGATCGCGTTCTTCAGCCTGGCCGATCTGTTCGTCTTTCCCTCGTGGATCGAAGGCTTTGGCATTCCGGTGCTGGAGGCGATGAGCTGCGGCACGCCGCTGATCGCCTCGAATCGCGGCGCGATCCCCGAAGTCGCCGGCGATGCCGCGATCCTGATCGACGCCGAAGACGACGCGGCGTTGACGCGCGAGTTGACGCGGCTGCTGCGCTCGGCGGAAGCGCGGCAACATCTACGCGAACGGGGCTTTGCGCGCGCCGCGCGGTTTTCGTGGCGCACCAGCGCGCAACTCACGCTGGAGGCGTATGAGCGCGCCCTCACCGTAGGACATGACTCACGCGCCACGATCACGACGGCGGTGCGGCCATGA